The genomic window TTGGATACGACAGGAAGGAGCGGTAAGAGGCCGCCTGTGATGCGCACGGTGGAGGTGAGCATACGTTTTGGAGCAGTGATCTCTTCTTGTGCATATTTTGCGCCGCGCGGGCAGGTGTTGCCTGTGACGTTCGTGACGCTGCCGCCTTCGATGGTGGCTGTCATTTCACAGCCCATCGGGCAGACGATACAGTTGAGGACTTTCGTTTCGGACATGAGTTACACCTCCCGATTGATGGAGACTGTGATTTCTCCACCGAATGTGGCTGTTTTTTCAGCAGGGATATTGATGGCGATCATTTCGCTCGGTTTGGCAACAGGGAGCATTTTGCTCATGATGACCGTGTCGCCCGATTTGATCTCAAGTTTGACTTTGCGCTCAGGTTTGCCGACACGCATGAAGAGTTTGGAGTCTTCGCCAGCAGGTGGCAACGAAAGAATTTGCGGTACGCAGGTGCGGATGCCGTCGCCTGTTTTGACGTTGACACGTCTGAGCATCGGCGGATGAGGTGCCTGTGCGTGGAATGCGGCGAATTTGCCTGCGATCTCTGCTTCTTCGGATACGAAGTCAACAAGGTCGTGTACGTGTACAACGTTGCCTGCGGCAAAGATACCGTCGAGGCTGGTGTGACGACGCTGGTCGACGATCGGGCCGTTCGTCAGCGGGTGCATCTCAAGTCCGAGGCCTTGAGAGAGCTCGTTTTCGGGGATAAGACCGACGGAGAGAAGGAGCGTATCGCATTCGATATCAAATTCGGTACCCGGGATAGGCTGCATTTTGTCATCGACTTGTGCGGCTGTGATACCTGTGATACGGTCGCGTCCGTGGATCTTTGTAATAGTATGCGAAAGATGGAGCGGGATATCGTAGTCGTGAAGACATTGTACGATGTTTCGCGTAAGACCGTTGGAGAATGGG from Selenomonadales bacterium includes these protein-coding regions:
- a CDS encoding DUF1667 domain-containing protein, translated to MSETKVLNCIVCPMGCEMTATIEGGSVTNVTGNTCPRGAKYAQEEITAPKRMLTSTVRITGGLLPLLPVVSKSPLPKDQVLACAEHLRTITVEAPIAEGATICENILGLGVDIVASRAMDIHAE
- a CDS encoding FAD-dependent oxidoreductase — protein: MQNTLYDVIIIGGGPAGLSAAYSAYENGAKKILIIERDRELGGILQQCIHNGFGLHHFKEELTGPGYAYRCAELIKDKEEIEVLIDTMVLLITRDKTVTAVSPEHGLLKLKGKTIILTMGCRERTRGAIRIPGERPAGVFTAGAAQRMVNMEGYLPGHKIVILGSGDIGLIMARRMSLEGCKVQAVLEICPFSNGLTRNIVQCLHDYDIPLHLSHTITKIHGRDRITGITAAQVDDKMQPIPGTEFDIECDTLLLSVGLIPENELSQGLGLEMHPLTNGPIVDQRRHTSLDGIFAAGNVVHVHDLVDFVSEEAEIAGKFAAFHAQAPHPPMLRRVNVKTGDGIRTCVPQILSLPPAGEDSKLFMRVGKPERKVKLEIKSGDTVIMSKMLPVAKPSEMIAINIPAEKTATFGGEITVSINREV